A region of the Jaculus jaculus isolate mJacJac1 chromosome 10, mJacJac1.mat.Y.cur, whole genome shotgun sequence genome:
CAGTTTTATTAGCAATAGATACCACATAAACCACACAATAAGAGTACCCATTTGGTAAATGACTgaaaacaaaagctttttagaAGGACTGACAACAGAGGTAAATATTAAGAATGTTTCCCCATAATACTACACACTGTACTGGTTTTAgaaatggttttctttcttttttttaacttggcatgtttgtgtgtgtgtgtgtgtgcctgcgcgCGCGCACGCAGGCACACACACGCCCCAGCATGacagtggaagtcagaggacagctttcaggtCCTGCTCTCCCCGTCCACCTtgtctgagacagtgtctctcgtGCTTGCTCTTCCCCGCTGTGTGTTGCCAGGCTATGGAGCCTGTGAGCTTCAGGgatgttctctttttttctttttcccatcttGCAGGcagtgtgctaggattacagaagacCACCGTGGCTCTTGGTTttctggtgctggggatccaaactggtACGCTTGGGTAGCAAGTGTTATCCTATGAGCCACGCCCCAAagcttgctttttaaaacattttagtgGAATGATGGCGCTACGGAACTGCTAAGGTGAAGTGGTAAGTGCAAGCACAGCGTCCCAACTCTCCAGGAAAGCGTGGTAACCTCTGAGCTACAGAAGGTTCGCGTTTGTTTacagacagggtctcaggtagcctcCCGCCTGCAAGGACCAGGAATAGGGTCTAGAGAGCGTCGTTAcactagtgttgcagtcagcttcacactgctggcagaaattacccgacCAAAAGCTGCTttggggaagaagggatttatttttgcttacaggctagaggggaagctccataatggcagggataACGATGGAAAGagagtggacaccacctcctggccaatatcagatggacaatatgaacaggagagtgtgccaaatactggcaagagaaagctggctataacacctataaaagcctgccccccccaacaatataccacctccaaaAGGCTTTAAaccccaaactgccatcagctggggacctagcattaagaacacctaagcttatgggtaacacgtgaatcaaaccaccaaagctACCTTTATGCACTgctctcatttaaaaattttgtattaAGACTTTTTAAGGCAAAAGAAAACCTTATTCAAGTAAGAGTATTACAATTCTAATTGtgttcttttcgaggtagggtgtcacttcagctcaggttgacctggaactctgtagctccaaaatGGCCTCAAATCCAAGGCAATTATCCTACGTCagctcaccctcccaagtgctcagattaaaggcatgagccattacACTCGTAAGTAGCATGTGACTGCAGTCTTGGCCTTGACACTGACTACTGTGTCATCAGCTGCCAGCCCTTTCTCGTGGTGGTGGCTTCACACACTCACTTCTGCTTCTCCCTCATAATACTCCCACTCTGCTACTGGTGTATTTCCCAGATGCCTGCTGCTTCCGCCCCCAAGAGTCGACTTGCTTCTCAGGTCTGCCTTCCTTTGTGTCCTCTGGCTAATGTTTCTCATGGACTCTTGATGTCATAAAAGCACCAAGAGCTCTCACCATCCTCTTCTAACTTATATGTTATATGCTATTGTTTACTAATTTTTGGTGCTAGCTaatatgtattttctcttttaCCATTTGTGTAGATTTACTCACATATTCATTTCTTGTTTCTGATTCTTTATTGTACCTTATTTCTTAATGAAAAATGCTCAGGTTATCATTCCATTTGTTGCTCAGGGATGCTGGGTATCACTGGGCTTGGAGCATCCTTGGGTCAGGAACCTTTTGCAAAAATACTTTTGCTTTCTGTGTTTCAAGAATTCAGTATTGTTTCTTATCTAATGAACCAGGTGTATGGTCCAAAGAAGGTACTGATTCATTCACTTTAAAGACATCTTTTCTGTGATGGGGCAAAGAAGCCACTAGCATACGTGGGTAGACTTCTAAATTGAAATGGAGTCTCTTATGTGTTATCTCCTTATTTACCAGTTTAACAATTAAACATCAGCCCACATCTCTTTTTCACTGCAGACATGTACTGTAAGTGCCTCACAACTACTCTTAATTCTGAAAGACATTCAAAGGTAGCAAAAGAACATAGGTTGTTGAATCATACATCTTGGGACAGATCTTGACTCTATTACATTCTGCTCAGCCTTTTTTAGGCAGTTAAATTTCCTCGAGGTAAATAAGTCTCCCTTATTCATAAAAAGAGGTAATAAAGAGCCTGGATGGATAGTTTACTGgtcaagtgcttgtcttgcaagtatgaggaagaacctgagtttaatctcccatgcccacataaaatgctggctgTGACAGCTGGCCTATAATACCAATACTATGGAGGCGGAGACAGGCAAATCTCTGGAGCTTGATggcttggtgagctccaggccaatagagaccctgtctcagaaagagaggAACTACATTCCTGAGATAACATCCAAGGCTGTCTCCTGGCCTTCACCCCCACATACCAgcccccaaccagaagcagtgaCACTTGAGACTAAATCATAAGTGATATTACTACATACACCTGATTTAAAAATAGTCTAGCAATTTTCTTTTTCGGCCCATGATTGTGATCACTGTTTCTAAATTGCTGCATGCTATTTGTCTTTTTTCCCTATGCTGATGATATACCAACTAGATAATAATAAATGTCAATGATTTTGGAGGCATAAGGATTCTAGTTTTGATGCAAGgaagaataaaagtaaaagataCAATGGAGTAGTTCTGTTTTAGTAATGATGGAAGTTTTGAAAGAACACCacttattttcaaaaaagaaaagaaaacaacaacatgtCAATTagagcttgtggtggtttgaatcaggggtTCCCTTaactcctgtgttctgaatgACTGGTCCCCAGCTAGTAGCAATTTGAGAAATGGAGTCTTGCTGAAGGTGCGGTGTTGGGGGCAGGCCTGGGGTATTTTAGTGGGCGCCCCATGCTCAGAAcctggctcactttcctgctgctgctgcccgcTGCTGTGGCGGAGGTGGCGGCCAGCCTCTGTGCTACCACCTTTCCTGTTCCCCGTCATcacggagcttctcctcaagaccgttagcaaaataaacaacttttctcccaccagctgctttttgtcaggtgctCTGTGCCAACAACATGAAGGTTGCCTACAAAAAAGCTCATTtgataataaaatcaaaacaactttgagaaaGCGTAATTAAAAATTTCCCCATTGCTTTAGAAAACAAGAGCTCTACATAGTTGTAATTGATCTGCTATCAACATAGCCTTCTCTGAATGCTATTgatttaacaacaaaaacaaagcttaGACACAAAAACTTAAGAATGGtaatacaagtaaaataaaaaccataCTAAATAAAAGTTAGACAACTCATTCAATAAATTAGCAGCATGGCACAGTGAATGTATTAGGACAGCACAGAACGTAATGTACATGCAGATCAAGTTGGCCTGAGGTACTCTTCGTTGTAGACTCCTTAACACTGGAGACTTATAGCCACATGTGAGCTATATGGGAAGAAAGGTGGTTTGGGCCCTTTCTAGCAAATCAATAATTatgtcttgttttgtttccctAGGAGGAAAAAGTACTATCAGAAAGAAAAGTTGTTATGATCTAGAGTTCAAACATGGTTAAAGGGATTGAACATACTTAGGGGCAGTTCTTTTTAGTAAATAATCCTAAGCTAAAAGGATCCTatggaggttttattttttatttttagaaaacaaaacacttaGCTGAGCAGCAAAGtttggggaaagaaagaataCCTGCCCCTCTTCCCCAACTATATGTACAGCTGCACAGGCTGAGGCCCTAGAAGCTGAACAGATGCGGAGGAAGAAAACCAACAGACAAAACAAATCATGGCCACAGAGCTGAAGCCCAGGTTCAGTTATGTCAATGcagttacatgagaccctttAGGTGGGTTTTATATCTGCAATAGATAGCTCTAACTAATACTGGAACAATATAAATCTTCCATAAACCCCTAATCTGTATTTGCAGCCTTTAACAAGTAAGCTTTTGAAACAGCAAGCAGCAAGTATTTCCCCAAGATGAAAGTGGACAATGACAGTGAGTAGACTCTGTGGACACATGCTATCAGATAGATACTGGATCCACTCCAGTGACAGAATATTATTCTCATCAGCTTTACTGCATAATTCATAGCGTGCGGTATGTTATACATGGAAACTGCTGTTAAGATTGAAAACCACAAATTAATAGTAATCTAGTAATTGTGCTGACCTTGAAGTTCAGGGTAGACAAAACTACTAGAGCTAGTAAACCTGAATTTTAGTGGTATCTTTAAAAAGTTGTCAAAGgtaggcaggcgtggtggcgcatgcctttaatcccagcactcaggaggcagaggtaggaggatcaccatgagttcaaggccaccctgagactacagagtgaattccaggtcaccctgggccagagtgagacccgacctcgggGGAAAAAAGAACAAGTTGTCAAAGGGATCCATGTACTACACCCTTCCAAATTCTCTTCTTACTGTATCGAAGCTCAGCCTATGAAACGTAAGACCTCATTTAGTCTTGATTATAGTAACAGCTACCATTCACTGATTGCTTATTTTGTGCTAGACACTATTGCAAATCTCTGTATATTTACtcatttgacatttattttttccttgcttctttctttcaaaaggCCTTATTCTAagatcacaaataaaaatataatgactagccgggcatggtggtgcacgcctttaatcccaacactcgggaggcagaggtaggaggattgccatgagttcgaggccaccctgagacgccatagtgaattccaggtcagcctgggctagagtgagaccctacctcaaaaaaacaaaaacagaacaaaataaaacaccaaaaaaatataatgactAGCGTTTTGCAGTACACAGTAATGAAATGGCAAACTTGGGAGCATGTGTACCACATTTGACAGCCACTGCTAACCTTACCTGTAACACAGCTAGAATGGGTGCTACTCCTGGTTATTCCTGAGCCTGGATCCTGAACACTAAACTTAAATTAGCAAAGATGAAAACACTGGAAAACTCCAAATTCATCTTTACCTCAATCACATCAACTAGACAACTAGAAGAACTCTTATAACAAGACATCTCTTAATAAACTTGCTCAGTATAGACtacagaaaataaattcaaatttcacACTGGTATTAATCAAAGTGTGGTGCGTGACCTGGTGTCTGCATGCAAACTGTCACTCATCCACAAGGACACTTCCCACAACACAAATGCTTACTTTATAGTTAAGCTTTCTTTTCCATTACAAGATTTTCTTCATGAAGGAGATTAAGCCAATTTCCCTGATGTCAGAACCTGAAGCAAGCAGCTACTATACTAGCTCTGTTCCATGTCTATGGTCTATTTTCTGTCCTTGCAGCCAAatacaatttaaataaattaacaaatattaaGCTTAAATCGTTACAAAATAATGGGGGTggtggagaaaaaataaaaatgagcaattgACCTCACCTTTGACAGAAGCAATTTCACACAGGAAACATGACCCTCATAGACAGCAGACAGAAGGGGGGTAATATGATGTTTATCTGGAGCCTATGAAATGACAAAAAGACAATCTTACCTTTCATTTTTTACCTTCTTTCTATATCTAATGAGGGAATCCTTAAGAATATCTCAAAATTaatatctatttttctttctacaCAAAAATACTCCAAAGTGAGAAGTTTCTAGTCTCTCAATCACCTAGCCTACAAATAATCTCTCTCCTTGGAAGTCAGTGTGAAGTCTCAGCTCAAATCTTTTATCTGCCAGGTACTATGTGTCTAGTTATTTAGTCTCTCTCAACCTAACAATTCCCTCTCTTGTATGTAGTAATGCCAGTATGGTCCAAGAAGGAAAGATAAAGGTAAAACAGCTGATGAAAAGATATGTGTAGACTGCTCAACTGTTGAAAAGTCTTTCTTGCTGTCTTGGCTATGAGAACAATTTTCTTAACCTCTGAAATACAGAAGTTACAAAAAGGTTATGGCGAGGAGATGACTGCTCCTGTCTGACCACCTGGCTCATAGGCGTTGGTTCCACAACCCAGTTTACACATAGCCTATCACTTCAGGCTCCTAGATCTAGTATTTGTACATCTGCCACCTACAGTGCACATTTCCAAGCTTCCCAAGTTGAAAACAATAGCCAAGGAGAATGAATCCTTGGCCCATCAGCTTCAAAATATCCATCTTTAAACCCTAACCATATATTCTAAGTTATAGGAAATTTGGTATGACTTTGGTCTACATTATCCAAAGTAAATGTTTCATAAATCCACAGAAAATACTCAAAGTATACAAGGGAACTGTTTGCAGCACGACCTACATTAATATCTGCTCCTTTTAGCAGCAGAAACTCCAGGATTTCAAGCTGTCCGCAGTCCGCTGCATAGTGGAGAGGCTTCCTTCCACCTTCTAGCGTCCGGTTGACGTCTTCTCCCTTGTaagaaaacccaaacaaaatgAGTGTTTATATATAAAGGTGGAAGCCTGTAAAGaaaatgaggttttttttaaaaaaaaactttttaattgaagttttgggagtgtgtgtatgtatttttgcaaaatgaaacaaaaagttgacGTGAAATTCTGCATAACAGTAAACATACAGTATCCAAGTCATGGTTGGTCAAGCTGAAAACAATGTATAATAATGCTAAATTTAATGGAACTAGAGACTGTTTACAGCAATATTACCTATAAAGAATCCATTTCATTCTTTCAGCATTTACTAGAGGGATATTATAGTGCAGACATAATATTATCCATTGGGAAGATAACAGTGAGCAAAATCAGACTTATCATTGCACATAGCTTACCATCTAGCAGATAGCAAagacattaataaaataattacataatGTCAAAGTATaactgttcttaaaaaaaaaaggcaagggctggagagatggcttagcggttaagcgcttgcctgtgaagcctaaggaccgcggttcaaggctgggttccccaggtcccacgttagccagatgcacaagggggtgcacgcgtctggagttcgtttgcagaggctggaagccctggcgcgcccattctctctctctccctctatctgtctttctctctgtgtctgttgctctcaaataaaaaaaaaaaaggcaaaagaactCAGGGCTTTATATGAGCAGAAAAGTGTAACTTAACCTtggtgacagacagaggcagggtTATAGAAAATGATGTCAAGGCCCCAAAAAGAAGTTAACAGAGACTAACAACTACCTTCTCTGACCAACTGCTACTAGTTTTGCTGCTATATGCACTATTTCTAATCTTCGGTCTCTCTCGGATAGGGGACTTGTCATGCATAAGCCTCAGGTGGAAAGAATTTCTAAACGTGGCTTTGCACCTGCTCTGACATCCCTCTCTCTACAGCGTGCTGCTTCTACTTCAAAATCTGCTCCTTCCTTTGTAAGGATTTCACATCTTACAGAGCAGCAAAATacctaaaagtttattttttcaacTTCTGCTGGAATTCAGTTAGCTTAGGAAGGTCAGCTTATCAAGCCAAGCCCTGTATAAAGATGTCAAGAGTTCTAGTATTTCATAGTCATTAGTAGCTGTGCTTCCAAACACCCAGTCTAAGTCAGCCgcctcttccttttcatttagAGCAGCTGCTTCCTTCATTCTCATTAATTTATAGACAGTAAGTTCTTCAAGTCCAACCCAAATCAAGCTTTATCTTACAGCTCTCAGAACTCAGAGCAATCATTTCAATATATGGCACTTTTGCAACTCTTGGTGCATATTTGACTTCTTTCTCAGTGGAAGAGAGTAGAGGTcttatattttctcctttttgtctTCCAACAGCATGGACTTCACCACCACTGGATACTGGGCAAGGGTCTCATTGTCTGTGTGCACTTGCTTTTCAGAGTTCAAGATAGAAATACAAGTACCTAACCCATGGCTTTGTTGTGATTAAACAAGATGAGCCAAGCACTTAGTATTTTCCAGTACTTTAACAGAAATATGATTAGTTGTTTCTAAGTATTACTATATACATCatagctatactcaaatactgaAGTCCAGGAGTGGGAGGACGTCATGTGTCTACTACGACAGTCAGTGGGCACTGGAACACTAACTCAGGAACTACACTTTATAACGTTCCCAAATCCTATCCCAGATGTGTATTTCAAATATATTGTCTCTTTAGAAGACCTGTTTCATCAGGCTATTCCTCCTCAAGAGTTACTAGAAAACAACCTTTTCTAAGTTAAGATCAAAGCAATTAACTCCTAATAAGCCATTTATTCAATTTAATATAGCCAACAATAGCTTATGATAATGTGTTTAGATGTTTTGTAGTTTATACAACATCAcagaataaactttaaaaagatacTTAAAAAGCAAGACCGCTATAACCCTTACTATGTGACTTAATCTTATGGAACCACCAATGTATGTATGATCTGTCCTAATGGAAGCATGTGTCACTTGACTCTGAGGTCCTTGTGTTAAAAAGGGGATCTGGAGGTCTGGGTAAGTTATGCAACTCTACCATAGTTTTGGGACCACAGACTAGTCACTTTCTAAGTCATAGTTTCGATCATATAAAGTAGAATAAATGAATCTACACCTCGACAGGGGGGCGGAGAGCGGTATCACGTGAGATAATTTGTGCAGAGCATTTGGTATAGTGACATAGCAAAGGTGaactacattttttattttttatatttttggtttttcgaggtagagtctcactctggctcaggctgacctggaattcactatgtagtctcagggtggcctcgaactcatggcgatcctcctacctctgcctcccaagtgctgggattaaagacatgcgccaccacagctgaCTGAACTACAATTTTTATGAGTCACTGTTATTGGTTTATCCCCCGCcccattcctcttcctcctttcgctgagacagggtctaatgTAGGCAAGACTACGTCTGAACTTTCTATGAAATCAGAAATGACCTTGCACTTCTGATCCTCTAGCTTCCACCTCAGATGGGATCAAAAGCACATGCCCCACACTCAGTTTCATTCCATGCTGGAGCTAGAATCCAGGGTTTTCTGCATGCTAAGTAAGCAACCCAAAACCCAAGATACCGCCCCACCCTCAGCCTGGGGCTGGTTTGTACTGTAACTAAAAAGACTACCCAAAGTTAAGGTAAGTTTTTGCAAAATGGTTGATATATGAATAAACAAAGGGTTTAGAAACAAAGTTAACTAGGAAGATAACCTGGTAAACCACCATACATCTTGGTCTTTATTCCCAGTAGCAAAAACGAATGGCTGTCAGCAGAGATTTGGGTAAATCAATCATAGATAAAACTAGTTTCCTTTCCATTATATTTCCTTTCTATAATTAAgattatctggggctggagaaatggcttagcggttaagcgcttgcctgtgaagcctaaggaccccggttcgaggctcggttccccaggacccatgttgaccagatgcataagggggcgcacacatctggagtttgtttgcagtggctggaggccctggagcgtccattctctctctatctaactctttctctctgctgtcactctcaaataaaaaataaaaaaaaataaactaaaaagttgaggtaaaaggcatgcaccaccacccctggcttgccctagctttaaaaaaaaaaaaagattatctggATAAATCTTTGTATTGAGATAAATCCAATAAATATCCTTAGTAAGTATCCAGTTAGATTACATAGCAAGAGCTCAGTAAGAGTTTTTCCCAAATCAAAACGTTACACCCTTCTTTGTGTTAATACAAGAGCGCAAAACACATATGAAATAGAGTTGAGTTTCAACTTTCTCCTTTATCGCATGAAAAACTTGCATTGCAGTTCTCATTTTAGCAGACAGAAGTGATGATACTG
Encoded here:
- the Mtpn gene encoding myotrophin encodes the protein MCDKEFMWALKNGDLDEVKDYVAKGEDVNRTLEGGRKPLHYAADCGQLEILEFLLLKGADINAPDKHHITPLLSAVYEGHVSCVKLLLSKGADKTVKGPDGLTALEATDNQAIKALLQ